GAAAATTACAATAATTCGCGTTGCTTCAAATTACGAATTAATGCATTTATTCCAAAATTCCACGGGGTTGCTTTGTCGCTAGTCATGACCGTGTTGTATAACGTGCCGAGTTTGGGTGAATGAATACGGACCACATCTCCGACTTTATGGGTAAAGCCTGCGCCAGCTTGTTCTCGATCTTGGGTAGGGGCAAATAAAGTGCCTAAGAACAACACAAAGCCATCTGGATATTGGTGATTTTCATTCAGCGTTTGCTGAATTAAATCTTCAGGGTCGCGGCTAATTTGTGACATAGAGCTAATGCCATTGAGCACAAAGTTATCTGTACCTTCAATTTGCAATTCAACATCGCAAGTGCGGATATCATTTAAACTAAATGTTGAGTCAAAAAGACGAATAAATGGGCCAATTGCACATGAAGCGTTGTTATCTTTTGCTTTACTTAATAGCAAAGCACTACGACCTTCAAAGTCCCTTAAATTCACGTCATTGCCTAAAGTCGCCCCTAAAATTTTACCTTGGCTGTTGGCAACCAATACTACTTCTGGTTCTGGGTTATTCCACTCAGACTTAGGGTGAATACCAATGTTTTGACCCGTTCCTACGGCTGCTAAAACCGGTGCTTTAGTAAAAATTTCAGCGTCGGTGCCAATACCTACTTCAAGGTATTGAGACCACATCTTTTGTTCAATTAAATATTCTTTGAGTTGCAGGGCTTTTTCAGAACCGGGTTCAATAGTTTTTAAATTATCGCCAATAACCCCTTGTACTATTTCACGAATAGATTGAGCTTTTTGAGC
This window of the Acinetobacter sp. XH1741 genome carries:
- a CDS encoding fumarylacetoacetate hydrolase family protein, with amino-acid sequence MNFTLNSQNSLPDDATQGCLIGRAWIPNQISGPSPILLKGNQVFDISEKFHTISQLLESSDPLKALSEIEGKLIGSIDELFANTVAEPDKNKAYFLAPIDLQVIKAAGVTFAASMLERVIEEQAGGDAQKAQSIREIVQGVIGDNLKTIEPGSEKALQLKEYLIEQKMWSQYLEVGIGTDAEIFTKAPVLAAVGTGQNIGIHPKSEWNNPEPEVVLVANSQGKILGATLGNDVNLRDFEGRSALLLSKAKDNNASCAIGPFIRLFDSTFSLNDIRTCDVELQIEGTDNFVLNGISSMSQISRDPEDLIQQTLNENHQYPDGFVLFLGTLFAPTQDREQAGAGFTHKVGDVVRIHSPKLGTLYNTVMTSDKATPWNFGINALIRNLKQRELL